From Vibrio crassostreae, one genomic window encodes:
- a CDS encoding TolC family outer membrane protein: MSLPTTAQTLEQAVAFTLESNPEIKSAYNEYVSKRYLNDASGGAYRPSIDLDGGIGYEHTDLATNSSTTDLTRKEATITLTQLIWDGANTSNDIDRTAADAESVRYQLLSNAQDIALEVTKVYLDAVKAYEVLSLSENNLATHKKIYSDIRKRVESGIGSTADMSQVEARIAKAHGNLLAAQNNLFDTHTQFKRLVGQSPLGLTFPRADAGAIPYTVDGALAKAFNQHPVIKIAQADVDSAKFQYKQSKSTNYPTVSFEAAQTWRDDAGGTKGSSDEFSAMVRLRYNLYNGGSDQDRAESAAYQLNKAKDLRESTYRNVEESLRLSWSALDLTVQQKEFLSDHVDSASDTVISYEKQYRIGKRTLLDLLNTENELFEARKGYLDAKYDEQYAKYRVMNATGNLLTGLRVETPQEWNEKVEY; encoded by the coding sequence ATGAGCTTACCGACGACAGCACAAACCCTAGAGCAAGCCGTTGCGTTCACTTTAGAAAGTAATCCTGAAATCAAAAGTGCTTATAATGAATATGTCAGTAAGCGATATCTGAATGATGCTTCTGGCGGTGCTTATCGTCCAAGTATAGACTTGGATGGAGGTATTGGTTACGAGCATACCGATCTAGCAACTAACTCAAGCACGACCGATCTGACTCGGAAAGAAGCGACAATTACGTTAACCCAACTAATATGGGATGGCGCGAATACATCAAATGATATCGATCGTACCGCGGCTGATGCAGAATCTGTGCGCTATCAATTGCTATCAAATGCACAGGACATCGCTTTAGAAGTCACAAAGGTCTATCTTGATGCAGTGAAAGCCTATGAAGTGCTGTCACTGTCAGAAAACAACCTCGCGACACACAAAAAAATATACAGTGATATCCGCAAACGTGTTGAATCAGGCATTGGATCAACCGCAGATATGTCACAGGTAGAGGCACGTATTGCGAAGGCACACGGAAACTTACTTGCTGCGCAAAATAATCTTTTTGATACCCATACTCAATTTAAAAGGCTTGTAGGCCAATCTCCGTTAGGATTAACCTTCCCTCGTGCAGATGCTGGCGCAATTCCTTACACCGTCGATGGCGCACTAGCGAAAGCGTTTAATCAGCACCCAGTTATTAAGATTGCACAAGCGGATGTGGATTCAGCGAAATTTCAGTACAAACAATCTAAAAGCACCAACTACCCGACCGTCTCTTTTGAAGCGGCTCAAACCTGGCGTGATGATGCCGGTGGTACTAAAGGTAGTAGCGATGAGTTCTCAGCAATGGTTCGTTTGAGATATAACCTCTATAACGGAGGCTCAGATCAAGATCGTGCTGAAAGTGCCGCTTACCAACTCAATAAAGCAAAAGACCTACGTGAGAGCACTTACCGCAATGTAGAAGAGAGCCTGCGTCTTTCATGGAGCGCTCTGGATTTGACCGTTCAGCAAAAAGAGTTCCTATCTGACCACGTAGACTCGGCATCAGACACGGTTATCTCATATGAGAAACAATACCGCATCGGTAAACGTACCCTTCTCGACTTACTTAACACTGAGAATGAATTGTTCGAAGCTCGTAAAGGGTATTTGGATGCCAAGTACGACGAACAATACGCGAAATACCGAGTAATGAACGCAACAGGAAACTTGTTGACCGGACTACGCGTCGAAACCCCTCAAGAATGGAATGAAAAGGTAGAATACTAA